The following proteins are encoded in a genomic region of Candidatus Diapherotrites archaeon:
- a CDS encoding 2-dehydropantoate 2-reductase, with amino-acid sequence MKVGVFGAGAVGGFFGAMLAKAGFDVAFICRGEHLRAMKKHGLQVRGIYGDFVAKGVFSDDAKSVGECDLVLFCVKSHATEKAIVQAKPLVGRQTVFLSLQNGLDNGQKIEKVLGKGKCLPAFTWIGARIPEPGCIECFSSAKPVFGEPDGKESERVRFVKGVFEKAGIAFEVSKDIRKDKWLKFCWNTGFNQVTALSGATLDGVFENPAAIGLVRDLMLETVAVAAKSGVKIRESELDRFFVFKPHFKGAGTSMFEDAKAGKGLEFEAFSGFVVKKAELLGVKVPKNEAVYALLSLLDSGR; translated from the coding sequence TTGAAGGTCGGGGTTTTCGGCGCGGGCGCTGTGGGCGGCTTTTTCGGCGCAATGCTTGCAAAAGCGGGTTTTGACGTCGCATTCATTTGCCGCGGCGAACATTTGCGGGCGATGAAAAAGCATGGCCTGCAGGTCAGGGGCATTTACGGCGATTTTGTCGCGAAAGGCGTTTTTTCTGATGACGCGAAAAGCGTGGGCGAATGCGACCTGGTCTTGTTTTGCGTGAAAAGCCATGCAACGGAAAAAGCGATAGTGCAGGCAAAGCCCCTCGTCGGCAGGCAAACGGTTTTCCTGTCGTTGCAGAACGGCCTGGATAACGGGCAAAAAATCGAAAAGGTCCTCGGAAAGGGAAAATGCCTGCCGGCCTTCACGTGGATCGGCGCGCGCATTCCGGAGCCGGGCTGCATTGAATGCTTCAGTTCCGCAAAACCGGTTTTCGGCGAACCTGACGGAAAGGAATCTGAGCGCGTCAGATTCGTGAAAGGCGTTTTTGAAAAAGCCGGCATCGCTTTCGAGGTTTCAAAGGACATCCGAAAGGACAAGTGGCTGAAATTCTGCTGGAACACGGGCTTCAACCAGGTTACCGCGCTGTCAGGCGCGACGCTTGACGGGGTTTTTGAAAATCCTGCTGCCATTGGGCTTGTGCGCGATTTGATGCTTGAAACAGTTGCTGTTGCGGCAAAAAGCGGAGTGAAAATCCGTGAAAGCGAGCTTGACCGCTTTTTCGTTTTCAAGCCGCATTTCAAAGGCGCGGGCACATCGATGTTTGAGGATGCGAAAGCCGGAAAGGGTTTGGAGTTCGAGGCTTTCTCGGGCTTTGTAGTGAAAAAGGCGGAATTGCTTGGCGTCAAGGTTCCGAAAAATGAGGCGGTGTACGCCCTTCTGTCCTTGCTGGATTCAGGCAGATGA
- a CDS encoding MBL fold metallo-hydrolase: MRDIFFTGLGACQEVGRSSLLVDAGDKILLDRGVKLTPHGVEYPLPVEINLDAAIISHAHLDHSGHLPKLFMESNCLSYMTPPTLDIARILWFDTLKIADAEALEAEFTEDEIRQAERYTFSVEYGRKLDITKNVSMEFFDAGHIVGSALTKLSFSNGKSFLYTGDYRVDEMRLHAGADVAGVGKADFVVTESTYGDREHSPRKETEKAFVEGVIDVVNHGGWAVVPAFAVGRSQEIIDVLAEYNVAVPVFLDGMCQTVSRVYLRHAEYLKEHKALEKALHKATWIKNDSWRKRVFKQPSVVVTTAGMMQGGPVYQYLPKMINDENSKIFLTGYQVEETPGRILLETGRIPIDGELVEAVCKVEKFDFSAHPSQSEMLKALKKWSPQKVLLVHGDKKVMPVFKEKIESELGIEAIIPELGRKICLTG; encoded by the coding sequence ATGCGCGACATTTTTTTCACGGGCCTTGGCGCGTGCCAGGAAGTTGGCAGGAGTTCGCTTCTGGTTGACGCGGGGGACAAGATTCTGCTCGACCGCGGAGTCAAGCTTACGCCGCATGGCGTCGAATACCCTTTGCCGGTTGAAATCAACCTTGATGCCGCAATCATAAGCCATGCGCATTTGGACCATTCGGGGCATTTACCGAAGCTTTTCATGGAGTCGAACTGCCTTTCCTACATGACCCCCCCGACCTTGGACATTGCGCGCATTCTGTGGTTTGACACTTTGAAGATTGCGGATGCCGAGGCCCTGGAAGCGGAGTTCACGGAAGATGAAATCAGGCAGGCGGAAAGGTACACTTTTTCCGTGGAGTACGGCAGGAAGCTTGACATCACAAAGAACGTTTCAATGGAGTTTTTTGACGCAGGGCACATTGTCGGGAGCGCCCTGACAAAGCTTTCGTTTTCGAACGGCAAGTCGTTCCTGTACACCGGCGATTACCGCGTCGACGAAATGAGGCTGCATGCCGGAGCTGACGTTGCAGGCGTTGGCAAGGCGGATTTTGTTGTCACGGAATCGACTTACGGCGACCGCGAGCATTCGCCGAGAAAGGAAACGGAAAAGGCTTTTGTTGAAGGCGTCATCGATGTCGTCAACCACGGCGGTTGGGCGGTCGTTCCGGCTTTCGCGGTGGGCAGGAGCCAGGAGATAATCGACGTTCTCGCGGAATACAATGTTGCGGTTCCGGTTTTTTTGGACGGCATGTGCCAGACAGTTTCAAGGGTTTACCTGCGCCATGCAGAATACCTGAAGGAGCACAAGGCCTTGGAGAAGGCTCTGCACAAGGCGACGTGGATTAAGAATGATTCGTGGCGCAAGCGCGTTTTCAAGCAGCCGAGCGTTGTCGTAACCACCGCCGGAATGATGCAGGGCGGCCCCGTCTACCAGTACCTGCCGAAAATGATCAATGACGAGAATTCCAAGATTTTTTTGACGGGCTACCAGGTAGAGGAGACGCCCGGCAGGATTCTGCTTGAAACCGGCAGGATTCCGATTGACGGCGAGCTTGTGGAGGCGGTCTGCAAGGTTGAAAAGTTCGATTTTTCCGCGCACCCGTCGCAGTCTGAAATGCTGAAGGCCTTGAAGAAATGGTCGCCGCAGAAAGTGCTTCTGGTGCACGGCGACAAGAAAGTGATGCCGGTTTTCAAGGAAAAGATCGAGTCCGAGCTGGGCATTGAAGCAATCATTCCGGAGCTTGGAAGAAAGATTTGCCTGACCGGCTGA
- a CDS encoding helix-turn-helix domain-containing protein, translating to MEKLATAIAGEICMSKDPGGSMKKWREIFGVSQTELAQHLKVSSSTISDYEGGRRKSPGIGVVKRLVDSLIAIDRNRGAKVSRQLEKDFSPKESPFDTHEFFAAVDGKEFQKKIGGECAANSLRLKEMQIYGYTIIDSIKVILDVPVHEYMQLYGKTPDRALIFEHVESGRSPLIAVKIGRFSTDMKPSIVVLHGNLTPQTVDPIAIKIAEAEKIPLLLTNKPIEEIKAELQKFES from the coding sequence ATGGAAAAACTTGCCACAGCAATCGCCGGCGAAATCTGCATGTCAAAGGACCCCGGCGGAAGCATGAAAAAATGGCGCGAAATCTTCGGGGTTTCACAGACCGAACTGGCACAGCACCTCAAAGTGAGCTCTTCCACGATTTCAGACTACGAGGGTGGCAGGCGGAAAAGCCCCGGCATAGGCGTGGTAAAGCGCCTGGTAGACTCCCTGATTGCCATTGACAGGAACCGCGGCGCCAAGGTTTCAAGGCAGCTTGAAAAAGACTTTTCCCCGAAAGAAAGCCCTTTCGACACGCACGAATTCTTCGCGGCAGTGGACGGAAAGGAATTCCAGAAAAAAATCGGCGGGGAATGCGCGGCAAACTCCCTTCGCCTCAAGGAAATGCAGATTTACGGTTATACTATCATCGACTCCATCAAGGTCATACTTGACGTGCCAGTGCACGAGTACATGCAATTGTACGGCAAAACTCCGGACAGGGCGCTCATTTTCGAGCACGTTGAAAGCGGCCGCTCTCCCCTGATTGCGGTCAAAATCGGCAGGTTCAGCACGGACATGAAACCGTCAATCGTGGTATTGCACGGAAACCTGACGCCGCAGACAGTCGACCCGATTGCAATCAAAATCGCGGAAGCCGAAAAAATACCATTGCTGCTGACAAACAAGCCGATAGAGGAAATCAAGGCAGAACTGCAGAAATTCGAAAGCTGA
- the dapB gene encoding 4-hydroxy-tetrahydrodipicolinate reductase, translating into MNIAIVGFGKMGQLIGQKAEELGINVVSTIDPSAKGAKFTEISAESVKGADACIDFSVPQAALQNITKLASLRKNIVMGTTGWYEHTAEAKKIVEQSGIGMVYAGNFSLGVNAFYRILEKACNTMDGLGEYDVFAYEIHHNRKKDSPSGTAEEIGRIISKNIARKTRIATERLDRKIEPDELHLASVRGGFVPGTHTVVFDSAFDSIELSHIARTREGFAFGALKAAQWIRGKKGFYHISDWMKETLK; encoded by the coding sequence ATGAACATAGCCATAGTCGGTTTCGGCAAAATGGGCCAGCTTATAGGCCAGAAGGCGGAAGAGCTCGGCATAAACGTGGTTTCCACAATCGACCCCTCCGCAAAAGGCGCAAAGTTCACGGAAATTTCCGCTGAAAGCGTGAAGGGCGCGGACGCCTGCATAGACTTTTCTGTGCCCCAGGCGGCATTGCAGAACATCACCAAGCTCGCATCGCTCAGGAAAAACATCGTCATGGGCACCACGGGGTGGTATGAGCACACGGCAGAGGCAAAAAAAATCGTGGAACAATCCGGCATTGGCATGGTTTACGCCGGCAATTTTTCCCTCGGCGTCAACGCATTTTACCGCATACTTGAAAAGGCCTGCAACACAATGGACGGCCTGGGCGAATACGACGTTTTCGCTTACGAAATACACCACAACAGGAAAAAGGACTCGCCTTCCGGCACGGCCGAGGAAATCGGCAGGATAATTTCAAAAAACATTGCGCGCAAAACCAGGATTGCCACGGAAAGGCTTGACCGCAAAATAGAGCCCGACGAACTGCACCTCGCATCGGTGAGGGGCGGCTTCGTGCCCGGCACGCACACGGTCGTCTTCGACTCCGCATTCGATTCCATTGAATTGTCGCACATCGCAAGGACACGTGAGGGATTTGCCTTCGGCGCGCTCAAAGCCGCGCAATGGATCCGGGGCAAAAAAGGATTCTACCACATCAGCGACTGGATGAAAGAAACGCTCAAATGA
- a CDS encoding CAP domain-containing protein — MPEDMRIHLLNLINWERGKHGLPPLQLDEGLAHAAKAHSEHDIDQPGLAHAPEHLRPNVLENVASYEWRGPHSQPFEPWQIAEKIVQLWMDSPSHRAAMLDPHITHVGADIAHRHLENNKRKIHATARFR; from the coding sequence ATGCCTGAAGACATGAGAATCCATCTGCTCAACCTCATAAACTGGGAGCGCGGAAAACACGGTTTGCCGCCATTACAGTTGGATGAAGGGCTTGCGCACGCAGCAAAAGCCCATTCGGAACACGACATAGACCAGCCGGGACTCGCCCACGCGCCGGAACATCTCCGCCCAAACGTGCTCGAGAACGTCGCTTCGTATGAGTGGCGCGGACCGCACAGTCAACCATTCGAGCCATGGCAGATAGCCGAAAAAATAGTCCAGCTGTGGATGGACAGCCCCAGCCACAGGGCAGCAATGCTTGACCCCCACATAACCCATGTCGGCGCCGACATCGCGCACAGGCACCTGGAAAACAACAAAAGAAAAATCCATGCAACCGCAAGATTCAGGTAA
- a CDS encoding glycine--tRNA ligase, with the protein MAKEELVNLALRRSLFYPAAEIYSSAPSGFWEFGPTGAAIRRKIVDLWRKRLVQKEGFLEIDGSQILPEDVFKASGHLESFNDPIVQCKKCNSLFRADRLIAEAINGLVAESLATAELDALIKKHSVECTKCKSREFSQVRKFNMMMKVDIGATGDNPCYLRPETCQSIFLDFPRMFKTMRGRLPLGIGQAGKSFRNEIAPRNTLLRAREFGQMEIEIFFDPDKINDIDGFSGAEGYKLNLCLVKDRKTHAISCRDAAEKKIVSGKLVAYYLARVQQFYFELGIPVEKMRFRELEADERAFYAKETWDFEVETDLGWIELMACNYRTDYDLKGHAKQSRQALSVKEDGKEVLPHVFELSAGIDRAFYVCLDLAFRKEKRGPEERIYLKLPAKIAPFALGIFPLVKKDGLLEKAREIFNELNAFEFDILFDESGSIGKRYARIDEIGVPYAITIDYDTMKDNTVTLRERDSMEQKRVKADSLPELLWKLSAGKAGFSKI; encoded by the coding sequence ATGGCAAAAGAGGAACTCGTAAACCTTGCATTGCGCCGTTCTTTGTTCTATCCGGCCGCTGAAATTTACTCTTCCGCGCCAAGCGGCTTCTGGGAATTCGGCCCGACCGGCGCTGCGATCAGGCGCAAAATAGTCGATTTGTGGAGAAAGCGCCTTGTCCAAAAGGAAGGCTTTCTCGAAATCGACGGTTCGCAGATTCTGCCGGAAGACGTTTTCAAGGCATCGGGGCACCTTGAAAGTTTTAACGATCCCATAGTGCAGTGCAAAAAGTGCAATTCGCTGTTCAGGGCTGACAGGCTTATCGCGGAAGCAATCAACGGCCTGGTCGCGGAAAGCCTTGCAACCGCCGAGCTTGACGCGCTCATAAAAAAGCATTCAGTGGAATGCACGAAATGCAAAAGCAGGGAGTTTTCGCAGGTCCGCAAATTCAACATGATGATGAAAGTCGACATCGGCGCGACAGGCGACAATCCGTGCTATCTGCGACCTGAAACCTGCCAGAGCATTTTCCTGGATTTTCCGAGAATGTTCAAGACAATGCGCGGCAGGCTCCCCCTCGGGATCGGCCAGGCCGGAAAATCTTTCAGGAACGAGATTGCCCCGCGCAACACGCTTTTGAGGGCGCGCGAGTTCGGCCAGATGGAAATCGAAATATTTTTCGACCCCGACAAAATAAACGACATTGACGGTTTTTCCGGGGCCGAAGGCTACAAGCTCAATTTGTGCCTTGTAAAGGACAGGAAAACGCACGCCATTTCCTGCAGGGACGCGGCGGAAAAGAAAATCGTTTCCGGAAAGCTTGTTGCGTATTACCTTGCAAGGGTCCAGCAATTTTACTTCGAACTCGGGATCCCGGTTGAAAAAATGCGGTTCCGCGAACTTGAAGCCGATGAAAGGGCGTTTTATGCAAAGGAAACCTGGGACTTCGAAGTTGAAACCGATTTGGGCTGGATTGAGCTCATGGCGTGCAATTACCGCACCGACTATGATTTGAAAGGCCATGCAAAGCAGAGCAGGCAGGCGCTTAGCGTGAAAGAGGATGGCAAAGAAGTTTTGCCGCACGTATTCGAGCTTTCCGCCGGAATTGACAGGGCATTTTACGTTTGCCTCGACCTGGCGTTCAGGAAGGAAAAGCGCGGGCCGGAGGAAAGAATCTATTTGAAACTGCCGGCAAAAATCGCCCCCTTCGCATTGGGCATTTTCCCGCTTGTCAAAAAGGACGGCCTGCTGGAAAAGGCGAGGGAAATCTTCAACGAACTCAACGCCTTTGAATTCGACATCCTGTTCGACGAAAGCGGCAGCATAGGCAAGCGTTACGCGCGCATAGACGAAATCGGCGTGCCTTACGCAATAACAATCGATTACGACACGATGAAGGACAACACCGTAACTTTGCGCGAACGCGATTCAATGGAACAGAAGCGCGTCAAGGCTGACAGCCTGCCGGAACTGCTGTGGAAGCTTTCAGCGGGCAAAGCCGGGTTTTCCAAAATATAA
- a CDS encoding homoserine dehydrogenase translates to MANGTIKVGLIGFGTVGAGVYRLLTEKNAKLSERIGTGLEVKRVCVKNGSKKRPVDIPKELLSTDFREIISDPEIDIVVEAIGGTTDAKKIFDGAIANGKHIVTANKALLAEQGYGIFRKAKEKNVLIGFEASVCAAVPIIKVLRESLVANDIQFVHTIVNGTCNYILTRMSEDGMDFAQALKLAQEKGFAEADPKLDIDGSDSAHKLVLLALTAFGAHITEKDILKEGITQITERDIEYAKELGYTIKLLAILHNNAGKLEARVHPTLLPKDHMLADIRNEFNAIQVKGDACGSLLFSGKGAGMMPTASAMVSDIVEIAKKIARHAVRSESIKFDSMKLEGLDEMETRHYLRFTVVDVPGVMAKISKTLGDSGISIASIIQKERYGEGEVVPVVLTTHAASEKKIGEALRQIDRLDCIKAKTFRIRMIES, encoded by the coding sequence ATGGCAAACGGCACGATAAAAGTCGGCCTGATCGGCTTCGGCACGGTCGGGGCAGGTGTATACAGGCTTCTCACTGAAAAGAACGCCAAGCTCTCCGAGAGGATCGGCACAGGGCTCGAAGTGAAAAGAGTCTGCGTGAAAAACGGGTCGAAAAAGCGGCCGGTCGACATTCCAAAGGAACTGCTTTCAACCGATTTCAGGGAAATAATCTCCGACCCCGAAATCGACATTGTCGTCGAGGCGATCGGCGGCACGACCGACGCGAAAAAAATCTTTGACGGCGCAATCGCGAACGGCAAGCACATCGTTACAGCCAACAAGGCGCTGCTTGCCGAACAGGGCTACGGGATTTTCAGGAAGGCTAAGGAAAAAAACGTGCTCATAGGCTTTGAGGCGTCCGTCTGCGCCGCTGTTCCGATCATAAAGGTTTTGCGCGAAAGCCTTGTCGCAAACGACATTCAGTTCGTCCACACCATAGTCAACGGCACGTGCAATTACATTCTCACGAGAATGTCCGAGGACGGCATGGACTTTGCCCAGGCACTGAAGCTGGCGCAGGAAAAAGGCTTTGCGGAAGCCGACCCGAAACTTGACATTGACGGAAGCGATTCCGCGCACAAGCTGGTGCTTTTGGCCCTCACAGCGTTCGGCGCGCACATCACGGAAAAAGACATCCTGAAGGAAGGCATCACGCAGATAACGGAAAGGGACATAGAGTACGCGAAAGAGCTTGGTTACACTATAAAGCTATTGGCAATCCTGCACAACAACGCGGGAAAGCTTGAGGCGAGAGTGCATCCGACGCTTCTGCCGAAAGACCACATGCTTGCCGACATCCGCAACGAGTTCAACGCCATTCAGGTGAAAGGAGATGCGTGCGGCAGCCTGCTGTTTTCCGGAAAAGGGGCGGGCATGATGCCGACAGCTTCCGCAATGGTTTCAGACATAGTCGAAATAGCGAAAAAGATCGCACGGCATGCCGTGAGAAGCGAATCGATAAAGTTCGACTCGATGAAGCTTGAAGGGCTCGACGAAATGGAGACAAGGCATTACCTTCGCTTTACGGTCGTGGACGTTCCGGGTGTCATGGCAAAAATCTCCAAAACCCTGGGCGACAGCGGCATAAGCATTGCATCTATAATCCAGAAGGAAAGGTACGGCGAAGGCGAAGTAGTGCCGGTAGTGCTGACAACGCATGCCGCAAGCGAGAAAAAAATAGGCGAGGCGCTCAGGCAGATCGACAGGCTCGACTGCATAAAGGCGAAAACATTCAGGATAAGAATGATAGAATCATAA
- a CDS encoding 4-hydroxy-tetrahydrodipicolinate synthase: MAKKLKGCFPALITPMKEDGDRLNHAINWDCLKELIAYVTENGVTGVVPAGCTGHAAAMTVDEQVRLIKFARENTPEKFMVLAGDGSNCTREAIEFAKKVEREIGPCIHMQISPYQNKPTMEGMFQHYGKIAEAIQGELVVYNVPGRTGKNIEPDTTVRLAKEYSNIIAIKEASGNIEQIKKIIAETSDMPFSVISGDDPLTLEVIRAGGTGCISVAANIAPGQTAEYIRLALEGKFEEAEAIEKTLHGLFKAIFIETNPCPTHYALRKMGYGAGIPRLPLVDITAKSKAEMDRVLAELGIAK, translated from the coding sequence ATGGCGAAAAAGCTCAAAGGCTGCTTTCCGGCGCTCATCACGCCGATGAAGGAAGACGGGGACAGGCTCAACCACGCCATAAACTGGGACTGCCTGAAAGAACTGATAGCATACGTGACTGAAAACGGCGTCACGGGAGTCGTGCCGGCGGGCTGCACGGGGCATGCCGCGGCAATGACGGTCGACGAGCAGGTCAGGCTCATAAAGTTTGCGCGCGAAAACACGCCTGAAAAATTCATGGTTTTGGCGGGCGACGGCAGCAACTGCACGCGCGAGGCAATCGAATTTGCGAAAAAAGTCGAAAGGGAAATCGGGCCGTGCATCCACATGCAGATTTCGCCTTACCAGAACAAGCCGACAATGGAAGGAATGTTCCAGCATTACGGAAAGATAGCGGAAGCAATCCAGGGCGAACTTGTGGTCTACAACGTTCCCGGCAGAACGGGCAAGAACATCGAGCCCGACACCACTGTCAGGCTGGCAAAAGAATATTCAAACATCATCGCAATCAAGGAAGCCTCCGGCAACATTGAGCAGATAAAAAAAATCATCGCCGAAACAAGCGACATGCCGTTCAGCGTCATTTCAGGCGACGACCCCCTGACGCTTGAAGTGATCAGGGCCGGGGGCACGGGCTGCATTTCGGTTGCCGCAAACATCGCTCCCGGGCAGACAGCCGAATACATCAGGCTTGCCCTTGAAGGAAAGTTCGAAGAGGCGGAAGCAATCGAAAAAACCCTGCACGGACTGTTCAAGGCAATCTTCATCGAAACAAACCCCTGCCCCACGCACTATGCATTGCGCAAAATGGGCTATGGCGCAGGCATTCCACGATTGCCTTTGGTGGACATCACCGCCAAGTCGAAGGCCGAAATGGACAGGGTTCTGGCCGAACTCGGAATCGCAAAATAA
- a CDS encoding histidine phosphatase family protein, protein MIIVLVRHGETDWNLQHRIQGQTDLPLNQNGIIQAGKLAEKLRRFRFDAIFSSDMQRALQTAQEIAKFHNGTPLVASRLLREKSYGKGEGKTREENMREFPEYFAQCEKDYSSAKMPGGESFAELESRVRAFFDGTVNNQKHGTILVVSHSGTSKAIKKMFLEGPVGQSEPFPQGRAFEIDTIAGKIAEI, encoded by the coding sequence ATGATAATCGTCCTTGTGCGGCACGGCGAAACCGACTGGAACCTGCAGCACAGGATCCAGGGCCAGACGGACCTGCCGCTAAACCAAAACGGAATCATTCAGGCAGGCAAACTTGCGGAAAAGCTCAGGCGTTTCAGGTTTGACGCCATTTTTTCCTCCGACATGCAAAGGGCGCTGCAAACAGCGCAGGAAATCGCAAAATTCCACAATGGCACGCCGCTCGTCGCTTCAAGGCTGCTCAGGGAAAAAAGCTATGGAAAAGGCGAGGGAAAAACCCGCGAGGAAAACATGCGGGAATTTCCGGAATACTTCGCCCAATGCGAAAAAGACTATTCTTCGGCAAAGATGCCGGGCGGGGAATCTTTCGCGGAACTTGAATCAAGAGTGCGCGCCTTTTTTGACGGCACGGTAAACAACCAAAAACACGGGACGATTCTGGTGGTCTCGCATTCCGGCACCAGCAAGGCGATAAAGAAAATGTTCTTAGAAGGCCCGGTCGGACAGTCGGAACCGTTTCCGCAGGGAAGGGCATTTGAAATCGACACGATTGCCGGAAAAATCGCGGAAATTTAA
- a CDS encoding C/D box methylation guide ribonucleoprotein complex aNOP56 subunit (functions along with aFIB and aL7a; guides 2'-O-methylation of ribose to specific sites in RNAs), whose product MAIEGRHDRVSQLRDRLLKKTKGQIQERYEENDIHIIRAIGAVEDLESIFNLLAEDAREWYGVHYPELERLTGSNAEFLKLVADLGDRKNFDFTKVLETVAEQEKATEISEKAKNSIGSAVSGEKMALICSFAKTALETFERKTGLSAFVEQQMQEMAPNFSKIATPLLGAKILAAAGGMKKLALMSSSTIQVIGAEKALFAHIKTGSPSPKHGLIFNHPLVQQTPRDKRGKIARALAGKLSIAARIDYFGKRQASAELEKDLGKRAKEIEQLKPKQKPAKSFSEKPRAFGDRPAGFGSRPGGFGQRPRGFGPGGGFGRKPGGFSGKPGRFGNRNAATHASFGGSSYGRPRMRPAKKSR is encoded by the coding sequence ATGGCAATCGAAGGCAGGCATGACAGGGTATCGCAGTTAAGGGACAGGCTTCTCAAGAAGACCAAAGGGCAGATCCAGGAAAGGTACGAGGAAAACGATATCCACATAATCAGGGCAATCGGCGCTGTCGAAGACCTGGAATCCATTTTCAACCTGCTTGCCGAAGACGCAAGGGAATGGTATGGTGTGCATTACCCGGAACTGGAGAGGCTGACCGGAAGCAACGCAGAATTTTTGAAGCTCGTCGCAGACCTCGGCGACAGGAAAAACTTCGATTTTACGAAAGTGCTTGAAACCGTTGCCGAACAGGAGAAAGCAACCGAAATTTCGGAAAAAGCCAAGAACTCTATTGGCTCGGCGGTAAGCGGGGAAAAAATGGCCCTGATTTGCAGTTTCGCAAAAACCGCGCTTGAAACATTTGAAAGGAAAACCGGGCTTTCGGCTTTTGTAGAACAGCAGATGCAGGAAATGGCTCCGAATTTTTCAAAAATCGCAACTCCCCTGCTGGGCGCAAAAATCCTCGCCGCGGCCGGTGGCATGAAAAAGCTCGCATTGATGTCGTCTTCGACAATCCAGGTCATCGGCGCGGAAAAAGCATTGTTTGCGCACATCAAAACCGGGAGCCCTTCCCCCAAGCACGGCCTGATATTCAACCACCCGCTTGTACAGCAGACGCCGCGGGACAAGCGCGGAAAAATTGCCAGGGCTTTGGCCGGCAAGCTTTCGATTGCCGCGCGCATAGACTATTTCGGAAAAAGGCAGGCTTCAGCCGAACTGGAAAAAGACCTCGGGAAAAGGGCTAAGGAAATCGAACAGCTGAAGCCCAAGCAAAAGCCGGCCAAAAGCTTCAGCGAAAAGCCACGCGCTTTCGGTGACAGGCCGGCGGGGTTCGGCTCACGGCCAGGCGGATTCGGGCAAAGGCCGCGCGGGTTTGGCCCAGGAGGCGGCTTTGGCAGAAAGCCCGGCGGATTTTCAGGAAAGCCAGGAAGGTTCGGGAACAGGAATGCCGCAACACACGCAAGTTTTGGCGGAAGCTCATACGGACGCCCGCGCATGCGGCCGGCGAAAAAAAGCCGCTGA
- a CDS encoding DsrE family protein: MKLAIILNSSDPETAWNAFRLGVEALENKHHAKIFLLGKGVECETIQDRRFDVQRTINAFKKRNGKILACGTCLKLRQKNESKICPVSTMQDLLRLVEESDRILTFG; this comes from the coding sequence ATGAAGCTCGCAATAATACTGAATTCAAGCGACCCGGAAACGGCGTGGAACGCATTCAGGTTGGGAGTGGAAGCACTGGAAAACAAACACCATGCAAAAATTTTTCTTCTCGGCAAAGGCGTGGAATGCGAAACTATTCAAGACCGCAGGTTTGATGTTCAGAGAACGATTAACGCATTCAAAAAAAGAAACGGCAAAATACTGGCCTGCGGAACCTGCCTGAAATTGAGGCAAAAGAATGAAAGCAAAATCTGCCCGGTTTCAACAATGCAGGATTTGCTTAGGCTTGTTGAGGAATCCGACAGGATTTTGACTTTCGGGTAA
- a CDS encoding fibrillarin-like rRNA/tRNA 2'-O-methyltransferase yields MLFLVVALDEIFEGVFSDNRKIFTKTMERESVYGERLVEDGGCVYREWVPFRSKLGAAIKNGLKELPVKAGSNVLYLGSSEGTTPSHVSDIIGEKGILVGVEISERPMKKFIAVCESRQNVLPVLADANKPQDYAEYLEGVPVDVLYQDISQKNQAEIFNKNAKAFLAKGKHGLIAIKARSISQKNSVKKIFEEQVSELKNEFEIIQEIALEPFEKGHLMVLCRKK; encoded by the coding sequence ATGCTTTTTTTGGTGGTTGCCTTGGATGAAATTTTTGAAGGCGTTTTCTCGGACAACAGGAAAATTTTCACCAAAACAATGGAGAGGGAAAGCGTTTACGGCGAAAGGCTCGTCGAAGACGGGGGGTGCGTTTACCGCGAATGGGTTCCGTTCAGGAGCAAGCTTGGGGCAGCGATAAAAAACGGCCTCAAGGAACTGCCCGTCAAAGCCGGCTCGAACGTGCTTTACCTTGGAAGCTCCGAGGGCACGACGCCGAGCCATGTTTCAGACATCATAGGCGAAAAAGGCATTCTTGTGGGCGTTGAAATCAGCGAAAGGCCCATGAAAAAATTCATTGCAGTGTGCGAGTCAAGGCAGAACGTGCTTCCCGTGCTGGCGGACGCAAACAAGCCGCAGGATTACGCGGAATACCTTGAAGGCGTTCCCGTGGACGTGCTGTACCAGGACATTTCCCAGAAAAACCAGGCGGAAATATTCAACAAAAACGCGAAAGCATTCCTCGCAAAAGGAAAACACGGCCTCATTGCAATCAAGGCGCGCAGCATTTCGCAAAAGAACAGCGTGAAAAAAATTTTCGAGGAACAGGTTTCCGAACTCAAAAACGAATTCGAAATAATCCAGGAAATCGCTCTCGAACCATTCGAAAAAGGGCACCTCATGGTTTTATGCAGGAAAAAGTGA